A genomic segment from Triticum dicoccoides isolate Atlit2015 ecotype Zavitan chromosome 1A, WEW_v2.0, whole genome shotgun sequence encodes:
- the LOC119366850 gene encoding putative F-box protein At1g32660, translating to MPPGGGGEHGCTGQHHPLATGRRDEGASSYPMPPPPLIVPVASEKKKKKKKKQEQEQEQEHENNPAGSLPEGPLVEILSRVPYKSLCRFKCVSKPWQDEDEDEVEEYLCFDPAVPSSFVVLTHTWDFTEVAIYSSDTGRWTTVESGWTDEAPVGLPVFLNGTLHLMTPEYAIVTVDTEGKVWGQIDIPGNMRDSSDYPFIGQSQGRLYAWCINDNIDVCQLSVWALEDYGGAKWALKDC from the exons atgccgccaggaggaggaggcgagcaTGGCTGCACGGGGCAGCACCATCCATTGGCGACCGGTCGCCGTGACGAGGGCGCTTCGTCCTATCCTATGCCGCCGCCTCCCCTCATTGTTCCCGTAGCTTCTGAG aagaagaagaagaagaagaagaagcaggagcaggagcaggagcaggagcacgAGAATAACCCTGCTGGGAGCCTTCCTGAGGGCCCCCTTGTCGAGATCCTATCCCGGGTGCCCTACAAGTCACTGTGCCGCTTCAAGTGTGTGTCCAAACCGTGGcaagacgaagacgaagatgaagtcGAAGAATATTTGTGTTTTGATCCAGCCGTCCCCTCCAGTTTCGTGGTACTCACACACACTTGGGATTTCACAGAAGTGGCAATCTACTCATCAGACACTGGACGATGGACTACGGTGGAGAGTGGTTGGACTGATGAGGCTCCTGTTGGTCTTCCTGTCTTCCTGAATGGTACTTTACATTTGATGACCCCTGAATATGCAATAGTCACAGTAGACACAGAGGGGAAGGTTTGGGGGCAAATTGATATTCCAGGCAACATGCGAGACAGCTCTGATTATCCGTTCATTGGACAGTCTCAGGGACGATTGTATGCTTGGTGTATAAATGATAATATTGATGTTTGCCAACTTTCAGTTTGGGCTCTTGAGGATTATGGTGGTGCAAAGTGGGCCTTGAAGGATTGTTAA